From the Selenomonas timonae genome, one window contains:
- a CDS encoding succinate dehydrogenase/fumarate reductase iron-sulfur subunit, giving the protein MDVQLKIHRFVEGKKWVDTYNVPVTTGLTVLNALTYIKEKLDPTLSFTSACRSSICGACAVRVNGNAELSCEVLVENLLARYQTEELTIEPLGNFTVIRDLVVDWDPKYARIKKVKPSLHPKDDFTSETGCLQSPEDFNKYKKYAGCILCGSCVSECNKNTLNTDDFLDPFAFVKAEKLVADSRSKSPAEHLKAVIDAGLWRCFNCQECTAKCPKGLDPAGAIEKLKEETFKHHLDDNVGARHAKAIYDDISESGTLDESKLNIKSEGYIMSAMRLPMALRLMNTGKMDPLASHPVNPEIKTIAAIVKAAEKADKEEA; this is encoded by the coding sequence ATGGACGTGCAGCTCAAAATCCATCGCTTCGTCGAGGGGAAAAAGTGGGTGGACACCTACAATGTCCCCGTCACCACGGGACTGACCGTCCTCAATGCGCTGACCTATATCAAGGAGAAGCTCGATCCGACACTCTCCTTCACGAGCGCCTGCCGCTCGAGTATCTGCGGCGCGTGTGCCGTCCGCGTGAACGGCAACGCCGAACTCTCCTGTGAGGTGCTCGTTGAGAATCTCCTCGCACGTTATCAGACAGAGGAGCTAACCATCGAACCGCTCGGCAACTTCACCGTCATCCGCGATCTCGTCGTCGACTGGGATCCGAAGTACGCACGCATCAAGAAGGTAAAGCCCTCACTGCACCCGAAGGACGATTTCACATCCGAGACCGGCTGCCTGCAGTCGCCGGAGGACTTCAACAAGTACAAGAAATATGCGGGCTGCATCCTCTGCGGCTCCTGTGTCTCTGAGTGCAACAAAAACACGCTGAATACAGATGACTTCCTCGATCCGTTCGCCTTTGTCAAGGCAGAAAAACTCGTCGCCGACTCGCGCTCAAAGAGTCCTGCCGAGCATTTGAAGGCGGTCATCGATGCCGGACTCTGGCGCTGCTTCAACTGTCAGGAGTGCACGGCAAAGTGTCCGAAGGGACTCGATCCTGCGGGTGCGATTGAAAAGCTCAAGGAAGAGACGTTCAAGCATCATCTCGACGACAACGTCGGCGCACGTCATGCGAAGGCGATCTATGACGACATCTCCGAGTCCGGGACACTTGATGAGTCGAAGCTCAACATCAAATCCGAAGGCTATATCATGTCCGCAATGCGTCTGCCGATGGCACTGCGCCTCATGAATACGGGCAAGATGGACCCGCTCGCAAGCCATCCGGTCAACCCCGAGATCAAGACCATCGCGGCGATTGTAAAGGCTGCAGAAAAAGCTGACAAGGAGGAGGCATAA
- a CDS encoding FAD-binding protein, translated as MAMEISRRTFIKGTAAAGVVLMSGAYLGCGNQNIPAQVRRGDVTYDVLIIGSGGAGMRAALAAAKDKNLKVAVMSKLMPTRSASTMAQGGMNGVTGVTDDKDSVESHTFDTIKGGDYLCDQDAVEYFAENAGKTIYEMDYIGYPYNRQKDGHFHQRKMGGSSHARASYFEDRAGHAMVHALFEQCLAHDVDFISECQMLEIAMTDASKLAGVVAMDMRSGDLIGIPAKTVLIATGGYGRAYWVRTSNPYSSTGDGIVAGMNAGIPFKDPEMVQFHPTGLSVNGVLLSESSRSEGALLVNKNGERFMARYAPEKMELATRDIVARAIATEIEEGRGIGEGLTAGVYLDFTKIPAERIRERLGQVADLSLRFAGVDITKAPVLISPTCHYSMGGLEMADFHTGATRVPGIFTAGEASCVSVHGANRLGANSLSEVLVFGKTAGEGAAAYAKEHRYEGSQDALTASCTKWKDTFDKVTSRPHMGNRTVPEIRDAMVDTMWFKAGVFRNGTQLEEAAKELRALEEDYRNCYVGDSSHVYNTAFAQYVELGNLLQISHAIVHGAMARKESRGGHSRRDFPKRDDVNFLKHTLIFKKPDGSYAAEYQDVVITKYPPKERKY; from the coding sequence ATGGCAATGGAAATCTCACGCCGCACCTTTATCAAGGGTACAGCGGCAGCGGGCGTTGTGCTCATGTCCGGCGCCTACCTCGGCTGCGGGAACCAAAACATTCCCGCGCAGGTCAGGCGCGGCGACGTGACCTACGATGTGCTCATCATCGGCAGCGGGGGAGCCGGTATGCGCGCGGCGCTTGCAGCGGCAAAGGACAAGAATCTGAAGGTCGCCGTCATGTCGAAGCTCATGCCCACACGTTCGGCATCGACAATGGCACAGGGCGGCATGAACGGTGTCACAGGAGTCACGGACGACAAGGACAGCGTCGAGTCGCACACGTTTGACACGATCAAAGGCGGGGACTACCTCTGCGATCAGGATGCCGTCGAATACTTTGCGGAGAACGCAGGTAAGACCATCTATGAGATGGACTACATCGGCTATCCCTACAACCGCCAAAAGGACGGACATTTCCATCAGCGCAAGATGGGCGGATCCTCCCACGCACGCGCATCCTACTTCGAGGATCGTGCGGGGCACGCGATGGTGCACGCGCTCTTCGAGCAGTGCCTTGCGCATGACGTAGACTTCATCTCCGAGTGCCAGATGCTCGAGATCGCAATGACCGATGCGAGCAAGCTTGCGGGCGTCGTTGCAATGGATATGCGTTCGGGCGACCTCATCGGAATCCCCGCAAAGACTGTACTCATCGCAACGGGAGGCTACGGTCGTGCCTACTGGGTGCGTACCTCCAACCCGTACAGTTCGACGGGCGACGGCATCGTCGCAGGCATGAACGCAGGCATCCCGTTCAAGGATCCCGAGATGGTGCAGTTCCACCCGACGGGACTCTCCGTCAACGGCGTGCTCCTCTCCGAGTCCAGCCGCTCCGAGGGGGCGCTTCTCGTCAACAAGAACGGCGAGCGCTTTATGGCGCGCTATGCCCCCGAGAAAATGGAACTTGCAACACGCGACATTGTGGCGCGTGCAATCGCAACCGAGATTGAGGAGGGGCGCGGTATCGGCGAGGGGCTGACCGCAGGTGTCTACCTCGACTTCACAAAGATTCCCGCCGAGCGCATCCGCGAACGTCTCGGACAGGTCGCCGATCTCTCTCTCCGCTTCGCAGGCGTCGATATCACAAAGGCACCTGTCCTCATCAGCCCAACCTGCCACTACTCGATGGGCGGGCTTGAGATGGCGGACTTCCATACGGGCGCGACGCGTGTGCCTGGCATCTTCACGGCGGGTGAGGCGAGCTGCGTCTCCGTGCACGGCGCGAACCGTCTCGGCGCAAACAGCCTATCCGAGGTGCTCGTCTTCGGCAAGACCGCCGGAGAGGGGGCTGCCGCCTATGCAAAGGAGCACCGCTACGAAGGCAGTCAGGATGCTCTTACGGCGAGCTGCACGAAGTGGAAGGATACGTTCGACAAGGTGACATCGCGCCCACATATGGGCAACCGCACCGTTCCTGAGATCCGCGACGCGATGGTCGATACCATGTGGTTCAAGGCGGGCGTTTTCCGCAACGGCACACAACTGGAGGAGGCTGCAAAGGAGCTGCGTGCCCTTGAGGAGGACTACAGGAACTGCTACGTCGGCGACAGCTCCCATGTCTACAACACGGCATTCGCACAGTACGTCGAGCTCGGCAATCTGCTCCAGATCTCCCATGCCATCGTACATGGCGCGATGGCACGCAAGGAGAGCCGCGGTGGTCACTCACGCCGTGACTTCCCGAAGCGCGACGATGTGAATTTTCTCAAGCACACGCTGATCTTCAAGAAGCCGGACGGCAGCTATGCGGCAGAGTATCAGGATGTTGTCATCACGAAGTACCCGCCGAAGGAAAGGAAGTATTGA
- a CDS encoding GtrA family protein, whose product MPRSRLYEIARFVLVGGACFLLDYGLLYILTEYGGLHYLLSAGISFTVSVFVNYWLCLVCVFRGANAQTRRAKMLFFGSSIAGLGLNQLLMWVLVDIAGIYYMIAKLIAAGIVMVWNYILKRRAVLGR is encoded by the coding sequence ATGCCGCGTTCCAGACTCTACGAAATCGCCCGCTTCGTCCTCGTCGGCGGCGCGTGCTTCCTCCTCGACTACGGACTGCTCTACATCCTCACCGAGTACGGCGGACTCCACTACCTCCTCTCGGCAGGCATCTCCTTCACCGTCTCCGTCTTCGTCAACTACTGGCTCTGCCTCGTCTGTGTCTTTCGCGGGGCAAACGCGCAGACACGGCGCGCGAAGATGCTTTTTTTCGGCTCAAGCATCGCGGGACTCGGGCTCAACCAGCTGCTCATGTGGGTACTCGTCGACATCGCTGGCATTTACTACATGATTGCCAAGCTCATCGCCGCCGGCATCGTCATGGTGTGGAACTACATCCTCAAACGCCGCGCCGTCCTCGGCAGATGA
- a CDS encoding FAD:protein FMN transferase, translating to MIQRFFALCKNPAIVIFCGSLLLGGCGGNVTAEDTKIVMGTVARLTVRADEITSQAGLRDGFAALTQVERDADGAAIADLEAAAGTGEWREISPALYETLTLAQELAHRSNGAFDVTAGALTELWERARTEKLPPSPEEVAEAHACVGYEFLELNTVEENGKKRYQARLLRTGMKIDRGALIKGLALDGIRSTWQNADIKNALADLGTSSILGMGVNEAGEPWQIGIRNPRGERAGDALAVLPLSDEVLSASGDDERFFLYEGRRYHHLIDPRTGYPADTGLASVVVTLPMSADDLPAWQGHMGLLSDMLSTAVFVLGAEEGRKLLADVPSALVILIGTDGRLIGE from the coding sequence ATGATACAAAGATTCTTCGCGTTATGTAAAAATCCTGCCATCGTCATTTTCTGCGGCTCTCTCCTTCTTGGTGGCTGCGGAGGGAATGTGACGGCAGAAGACACAAAGATTGTGATGGGGACTGTGGCACGGCTGACGGTGCGTGCGGATGAGATCACGTCGCAGGCAGGGCTGCGCGATGGGTTCGCCGCACTCACACAGGTGGAACGCGACGCGGACGGGGCGGCGATTGCCGACCTTGAGGCTGCGGCGGGGACGGGCGAATGGCGGGAGATATCGCCCGCACTCTATGAGACGCTGACTCTCGCGCAGGAGCTCGCACACCGCTCGAATGGCGCGTTCGATGTGACAGCGGGTGCGTTGACGGAACTTTGGGAGCGGGCACGCACGGAGAAACTGCCGCCGTCTCCCGAGGAGGTTGCTGAGGCGCATGCGTGTGTCGGGTATGAGTTCCTGGAACTGAATACGGTGGAAGAAAACGGGAAAAAAAGATATCAAGCGCGTCTCCTTCGCACAGGGATGAAGATTGACCGTGGCGCACTCATCAAGGGGCTGGCACTCGACGGCATCCGCAGCACATGGCAAAACGCAGACATCAAAAACGCGCTCGCCGATCTCGGTACGAGTTCGATTCTCGGCATGGGGGTGAATGAGGCGGGAGAGCCGTGGCAGATCGGGATCCGCAATCCGCGCGGCGAGAGAGCGGGGGATGCGCTCGCCGTTCTTCCTCTTTCCGATGAAGTCCTCTCGGCATCGGGGGATGATGAGCGTTTCTTTCTCTATGAGGGGCGGCGGTATCATCACCTGATCGACCCGCGCACAGGCTATCCTGCGGACACAGGGCTTGCTTCGGTGGTGGTGACACTGCCGATGAGCGCAGATGATTTACCCGCATGGCAGGGGCATATGGGGCTGCTCTCGGATATGCTGTCGACGGCGGTCTTTGTGCTCGGTGCAGAGGAGGGGCGGAAGCTGCTTGCGGACGTTCCGTCTGCTCTCGTCATTCTCATCGGGACGGATGGGAGACTCATTGGGGAGTGA
- a CDS encoding CBS domain-containing protein: MFVANCMTKNPVTIGPDAGIDEASKLMDKGHFRRLPVVEHGKLVGFFTNRDLLRASPSSATTLDRFEVRTLLSKIKVADVMQKNVITVTDTMTIEEAALIMAREKIGGVPVLSEVGKLVGIISSTDIFRAFIAVMGLDSGKTRLTIDVADRTGVLRDISTVLADLDISIDSMVTLPQPSGTYQIIIRADIDDVDTVKDRLWSKGFKVSHVIQIG; encoded by the coding sequence ATGTTTGTTGCCAACTGTATGACCAAGAACCCTGTCACCATCGGTCCCGATGCAGGCATAGATGAAGCATCGAAGCTCATGGACAAGGGGCATTTTCGCCGGCTGCCCGTCGTGGAGCACGGCAAGCTCGTCGGCTTTTTCACGAATCGCGATCTCCTGCGTGCCTCGCCCTCGTCGGCGACCACGCTCGATCGCTTCGAAGTGCGCACCCTGCTCTCAAAGATCAAGGTCGCCGATGTCATGCAGAAGAACGTCATCACCGTCACGGACACGATGACGATTGAGGAGGCCGCGCTCATCATGGCGCGCGAGAAAATCGGCGGCGTCCCCGTCCTCTCCGAGGTCGGCAAGCTCGTCGGCATCATCTCCTCGACGGACATCTTCCGCGCCTTTATCGCCGTCATGGGACTGGACAGCGGCAAGACGCGCCTCACGATCGATGTCGCCGACCGTACAGGCGTCCTACGCGACATCTCGACCGTTCTTGCCGACCTCGACATCAGCATCGACAGCATGGTCACGCTCCCGCAGCCAAGCGGTACCTATCAGATCATCATCCGCGCCGACATCGACGACGTGGATACGGTCAAGGATCGCCTCTGGTCAAAGGGATTCAAAGTCAGCCACGTCATCCAGATCGGCTGA
- a CDS encoding ABC transporter ATP-binding protein, whose translation MANETNMKNTPMLRISDLEVYYGAIHALKGLSLEVHAGEIVTLIGANGAGKSTTLRTISGLIAPRGGSIEFEGKNIAGTGAHEIVRAGISQVPEGRRIFAEMSVLENLELGAFTRSDKDGIAADMEMVFTRFPRLKERIAQQAGTLSGGEQQMLAMGRALMSRPRLLLLDEPSMGLAPLLIKEIFSIIVDINKTGTTILLVEQNANMALSIANRAYVLETGRITLAGDAKELAESEDVRKAYLGG comes from the coding sequence ATGGCAAACGAAACGAATATGAAAAACACCCCCATGCTCCGCATCTCGGATCTGGAGGTCTACTACGGCGCAATTCACGCGCTGAAGGGGCTGTCGCTTGAGGTTCATGCGGGCGAGATTGTCACCCTCATCGGCGCGAACGGCGCGGGAAAGTCCACGACGCTCCGTACCATCTCGGGGCTGATCGCCCCACGCGGCGGCAGCATCGAATTTGAAGGCAAAAATATCGCAGGAACGGGCGCACATGAGATTGTTCGTGCGGGGATTTCCCAAGTGCCCGAGGGACGGCGCATCTTCGCCGAGATGAGCGTGCTCGAGAACCTTGAGCTCGGCGCATTCACGCGCAGCGACAAGGACGGCATCGCCGCCGACATGGAGATGGTCTTTACGCGCTTCCCGCGCCTGAAAGAGCGCATCGCCCAGCAGGCGGGCACACTCTCAGGCGGCGAGCAGCAGATGCTTGCGATGGGGCGCGCGCTCATGAGCCGTCCGCGTCTCCTGCTCCTCGACGAGCCGTCGATGGGGCTTGCACCGCTCCTCATCAAAGAGATCTTCTCGATCATCGTCGACATCAACAAGACAGGCACGACCATTCTGCTCGTCGAGCAGAATGCGAACATGGCACTCTCGATTGCCAACCGCGCCTACGTCCTCGAGACTGGCCGCATCACCCTCGCGGGCGATGCAAAGGAGCTTGCGGAGAGTGAGGATGTTAGGAAGGCATACCTCGGAGGATGA
- a CDS encoding ABC transporter ATP-binding protein has product MAKELLTATDVSMVFGGLKAIVDFNVHIKTGELLGLIGPNGAGKTTAFNLFTGVYQPTTGEILFKDKSIVGLKPNQITERGIARTFQNIRLFGELSVLDNVKIAYHCHMNYGLLESVLRLGRYWEEERKLEEEAYRLLKIFHLADAAQEKAKNLPYGAQRRLEIARALAAQPSLLLLDEPAAGMNPQETLELMDMIRWVKKDFGITILLIEHDMSLVMGICERIYVLEYGAIIANGTPEEIRSNPEVIRAYLGAEE; this is encoded by the coding sequence ATGGCAAAGGAACTCTTAACAGCGACCGATGTCTCGATGGTCTTTGGCGGACTGAAGGCAATTGTCGACTTTAACGTCCACATCAAAACGGGCGAACTGCTCGGACTCATCGGGCCGAACGGCGCGGGCAAGACGACAGCGTTCAACCTCTTTACGGGGGTCTATCAGCCGACCACGGGCGAAATTCTGTTCAAGGACAAGAGCATCGTCGGGCTGAAGCCGAACCAGATCACGGAGCGCGGCATTGCGCGTACGTTCCAGAACATCCGCCTGTTCGGCGAGCTCTCCGTGCTCGACAATGTCAAGATCGCCTACCACTGCCACATGAACTATGGTCTCCTCGAATCGGTGCTCCGTCTCGGACGATACTGGGAAGAGGAGCGGAAACTGGAGGAGGAGGCGTACCGTCTGCTCAAGATCTTCCACCTCGCAGACGCAGCGCAGGAAAAGGCGAAGAACCTCCCCTACGGTGCACAGCGGCGGCTTGAGATTGCGCGTGCGCTCGCCGCGCAGCCAAGCCTTTTGCTCCTCGACGAACCGGCGGCGGGCATGAACCCGCAGGAGACCCTTGAACTCATGGACATGATCCGCTGGGTTAAGAAGGACTTCGGCATCACGATTCTCCTCATCGAGCACGACATGTCGCTCGTCATGGGCATCTGCGAGCGCATCTACGTCCTCGAGTACGGCGCAATCATCGCGAACGGCACCCCCGAGGAGATTCGCTCGAACCCCGAGGTCATCCGTGCATATCTCGGAGCGGAGGAGTAA